A single window of Gossypium arboreum isolate Shixiya-1 chromosome 13, ASM2569848v2, whole genome shotgun sequence DNA harbors:
- the LOC108459023 gene encoding uncharacterized protein LOC108459023 has protein sequence MSNRHLLNSRISFNFLVWWILFGCFPGLISSFEVTLDSIEIFRTHDWISKPTVYFECKGENTTLLPDVTKINVVYSFKGQESWQPLTQLDGKKCKRCGFYEKDVTKTDDLYAEWEFCATDFEPPAGKYILFKENQLNVTFHCQECASLPGASNATPEKRDIEDDDDDDGKGLRIFIILVITAVVSTVTVIGLVMANKHWQKKKRQQDQARFLKLFEEGDDIEDELGLGTVI, from the exons ATGTCGAATCGCCATCTGCTAAATTCAAGAATTTCCTTCAATTTTCTCGTCTGGTGGATCTTGTTTGGCTGTTTTCCAG GATTAATTTCATCGTTTGAGGTTACATTGGATTCAATTGAAATATTCCGCACGCATGATTGGATTTCAAAACCGACTGTTTATTTCGAATGTAAAGGAGAGAACACCACGTTGTTACCCGATGTAACCAAAATCAACGTCGTTTATTCGTTCAAGGGCCAAGAATCTTGGCAG CCCCTGACACAATTGGATGGCAAGAAGTGCAAGCGATGTGGATTCTACGAGAAGGACGTCACTAAAACAGATGATCTATACGCGGAGTGGGAGTTTTGTGCTACCGACTTTGAACCTCCGGCTGGGAAATATATATTGTTTAAAGAGAATCAACTCAATGTTACTTTCCACTGTCAAGAATGCGCATCTCTTCCGGGGG CTTCCAATGCAACCCCTGAAAAGCGTGACATTGAGGATGATGACGATGATGATGGGAAAGGATTacgtatttttattattttagtgaTTACTGCGGTTGTTTCAACTGTAACAGTAATTGGACTGGTGATGGCAAATAAACACTGGCAAAAAAAGAAGCGGCAACAGGATCAAGCTCGGTTCTTGAAGCTATTCGAAGAAGGAGATGATATCGAGGATGAACTAGGCCTTGGTACTGTAATATGA